One Nocardioides aromaticivorans genomic window carries:
- a CDS encoding transglutaminase family protein, translating into MSIKVALEHRTTYDFAEPVAVAPHVVRLRPAPHCRTPIEAYSLTVEPAGHFVNWQQDPFGNWLARLVFPEKVKTLDITVGLVADLMVINPFDFFIEEYAERFPFAYDEQLAADLTPYLRPVTDAEAADEWRRGLPELPADGVPTVQFLADLNSAVHRDVAYSVRMEPGVQTPDHTLASGIGSCRDSAWLLVSLLRQYGLAARFVSGYLVQLAPDAFATEGIEGPTGPTEDFTDLHAWAEVFLPGAGWVGMDPTSALFAGEGHIPLSATPHPSSAAPIEGATDPVEVTFSFSNTVTRVHEDPRVTAPYTPAQWARIDELGAAVDKRLEAGDVRLTMGGEPTFVSLEDSSMPEWNTDADGPAKRRLAVDLAARLQKLYADGGVVHRGQGKWYPGEPLPRWAISLQWRSDGEPLWGDPALLADPWATPVVEEVAQRSSRDPRAHAFGAEVTRLLGLPEDQLRPAYEDPFTALATHVAQPYGDRPATDDTDDPDAELVARLDADVTEPTGWVLPLATAETGWTSPVWRFRRGRLVLTPGTSAVGLRLPLDAIAWVDPEAPAQPSYLEAGEPLVAGVPAVVLADPEGADRTALAFEERDGHVHVFLLPTTRLEDYADLLHVVEAAARATATPVVIEGYQPPPDPRLVQLSVTPDPGVIEVNVQPSRSWAELSDLTTTLYSEARLAKLSTEKFDLDGLHTGTGGGNHLTLGGHQPVDSPLLRRPDLLVSLITYWQRHPSLSYVFSGRFIGPTSQAPRFDEGRPEAVYEMEIACAEVARLVAEAADGDAGPRPWLVDRALRHLLTDLTGNTHRAEFCIDKLYSPDSTRGRLGLLELRGFEMPPHPEMALVQALLVRSLVAMFWESPIDPSTAPLVRWGTRLHEDFLLPQGAIADIHEVVADLAAAGIDFDPAWLAPFTEFRFPRIGFADVAGGISMELRQGVEPWHVLGEEATGSGTARYVDSSVERIQVTVRGMDPERHLVTCQGVPVPLTAVDPGPAPTGHYGGVRYKAWAPWSALHPSIPVDSPLTFDVVDVDAGVSLGGATYHVVHPGGRNYDHPPVNAQEAEARRAARFEPRRHTAGKLDVAALRRLQREVASAEYPHTLDLRRVASRTARGRP; encoded by the coding sequence ATGTCGATCAAGGTCGCGCTGGAGCACCGCACGACGTATGACTTCGCGGAGCCGGTCGCGGTGGCGCCGCACGTCGTACGACTCCGGCCTGCGCCGCACTGCCGCACGCCGATCGAGGCGTACTCGCTGACGGTCGAGCCCGCGGGCCACTTCGTGAACTGGCAGCAGGACCCGTTCGGCAACTGGCTGGCGCGGCTGGTCTTCCCCGAGAAGGTCAAGACGCTCGACATCACGGTCGGGCTGGTCGCGGACCTGATGGTGATCAACCCGTTCGACTTCTTCATCGAGGAGTACGCCGAGCGCTTCCCCTTCGCGTACGACGAGCAGCTCGCCGCCGACCTCACGCCCTACCTGCGGCCGGTGACCGACGCGGAGGCGGCCGACGAGTGGCGCCGCGGCCTGCCGGAGCTGCCCGCGGACGGCGTACCGACGGTGCAGTTCCTCGCCGACCTCAACAGTGCCGTGCACCGCGACGTCGCCTACTCGGTGCGGATGGAGCCCGGCGTGCAGACGCCGGACCACACGCTGGCGAGCGGGATCGGGTCGTGCCGCGACTCGGCGTGGCTGCTGGTGAGCCTGCTGCGGCAGTACGGCCTGGCGGCGCGCTTCGTGTCCGGCTACCTCGTCCAGCTGGCGCCCGACGCGTTCGCGACCGAGGGGATCGAGGGGCCGACCGGTCCGACCGAGGACTTCACCGACCTGCACGCGTGGGCGGAGGTCTTCCTGCCGGGCGCGGGCTGGGTGGGGATGGATCCCACGAGCGCGCTCTTCGCCGGCGAGGGCCACATCCCGCTGTCGGCGACGCCGCACCCGAGCTCGGCCGCGCCGATCGAGGGCGCCACCGACCCGGTCGAGGTGACCTTCTCCTTCAGCAACACCGTGACCCGGGTGCACGAGGACCCGCGGGTGACGGCGCCGTACACACCGGCCCAGTGGGCGCGCATCGACGAGCTGGGCGCGGCCGTCGACAAGCGGCTCGAGGCCGGTGACGTCCGGCTGACGATGGGTGGCGAGCCGACCTTCGTCTCGCTCGAGGACTCCTCGATGCCCGAGTGGAACACCGACGCGGACGGGCCCGCGAAGCGCCGGCTGGCCGTCGACCTGGCCGCCCGGCTCCAGAAGCTGTACGCCGACGGCGGGGTCGTGCACCGGGGGCAGGGCAAGTGGTACCCGGGTGAGCCGCTGCCGCGCTGGGCGATCTCGCTGCAGTGGCGCAGCGACGGCGAGCCGCTGTGGGGCGACCCGGCGCTGCTGGCCGACCCGTGGGCGACCCCGGTGGTCGAGGAGGTCGCGCAGCGATCGTCGCGAGACCCCCGGGCCCACGCCTTCGGCGCCGAGGTGACCCGGCTGCTGGGGCTGCCGGAGGACCAGCTGCGCCCCGCCTACGAGGACCCCTTCACCGCGCTCGCCACCCACGTCGCCCAGCCGTACGGCGACCGGCCGGCCACCGACGACACGGACGACCCCGACGCGGAGCTGGTCGCCCGGCTCGACGCCGACGTCACCGAGCCCACCGGCTGGGTGCTCCCGCTGGCCACCGCGGAGACCGGCTGGACCAGCCCGGTGTGGCGCTTCCGCCGCGGGCGGCTCGTGCTCACCCCGGGCACGAGCGCTGTCGGGCTCCGGCTGCCGCTGGACGCGATCGCCTGGGTCGACCCCGAGGCGCCGGCCCAGCCGTCGTACCTCGAGGCCGGGGAGCCGCTCGTCGCGGGCGTGCCGGCCGTCGTGCTCGCGGACCCGGAGGGTGCCGACCGCACGGCGCTGGCCTTCGAGGAGCGCGACGGGCACGTCCACGTCTTCCTGCTGCCGACGACGCGGCTCGAGGACTACGCCGACCTGCTGCACGTCGTCGAGGCGGCGGCTCGGGCGACCGCGACGCCGGTCGTCATCGAGGGCTACCAGCCGCCCCCCGACCCGCGGCTGGTGCAGCTGTCGGTCACGCCCGACCCCGGTGTCATCGAGGTCAACGTCCAGCCCAGCCGCAGCTGGGCCGAGCTGAGCGACCTCACCACGACGCTCTACTCCGAGGCCCGGCTGGCGAAGCTGTCGACGGAGAAGTTCGACCTCGACGGGCTCCACACGGGCACCGGCGGCGGCAACCACCTCACCCTCGGCGGGCACCAGCCGGTCGACAGCCCGCTCCTGCGGCGCCCGGACCTCCTGGTCAGCCTGATCACCTACTGGCAGCGGCATCCCTCGCTGTCGTACGTCTTCTCGGGCCGCTTCATCGGACCCACCAGCCAGGCGCCGCGCTTCGACGAGGGTCGGCCGGAGGCGGTCTACGAGATGGAGATCGCCTGCGCGGAGGTGGCCCGGCTGGTCGCGGAGGCCGCCGACGGCGACGCCGGGCCGCGGCCGTGGCTGGTCGACCGGGCCCTGCGCCACCTGTTGACCGACCTCACCGGCAACACGCACCGCGCGGAGTTCTGCATCGACAAGCTCTACAGCCCCGACTCCACGCGCGGCCGGCTGGGCCTGCTGGAGCTGCGCGGCTTCGAGATGCCGCCGCACCCGGAGATGGCGCTGGTCCAGGCGCTGCTCGTGCGCAGCCTGGTCGCGATGTTCTGGGAGAGCCCGATCGACCCGTCGACCGCGCCCCTGGTGCGCTGGGGCACCCGGCTGCACGAGGACTTCCTGCTGCCGCAGGGCGCGATCGCCGACATCCACGAGGTGGTCGCCGACCTCGCCGCGGCCGGGATCGACTTCGACCCCGCGTGGCTGGCGCCCTTCACCGAGTTCCGCTTCCCGCGGATCGGCTTCGCCGATGTCGCCGGCGGGATCTCGATGGAGCTGCGCCAGGGCGTCGAGCCGTGGCACGTGCTCGGCGAGGAGGCGACCGGCAGCGGGACGGCACGCTACGTCGACTCGTCGGTCGAGCGGATCCAGGTGACGGTGCGTGGAATGGACCCCGAGCGCCACCTGGTGACGTGTCAGGGTGTTCCCGTGCCGCTCACCGCCGTCGACCCCGGACCCGCGCCCACGGGTCACTACGGCGGCGTGCGCTACAAGGCCTGGGCGCCCTGGTCGGCGCTGCACCCGTCGATCCCGGTCGACTCCCCGCTGACCTTCGACGTGGTCGACGTCGACGCCGGCGTCAGCCTGGGCGGCGCGACCTACCACGTGGTCCACCCGGGCGGGCGCAACTACGACCACCCGCCGGTCAACGCGCAGGAGGCGGAGGCCCGCCGCGCGGCCCGCTTCGAGCCGCGCCGCCACACCGCCGGCAAGCTCGACGTCGCCGCGCTCCGGCGCCTGCAGCGCGAGGTCGCCTCGGCCGAGTACCCGCACACCCTCGACCTGCGCCGGGTCGCCTCGCGGACCGCCCGGGGTCGCCCGTGA
- a CDS encoding HNH endonuclease signature motif containing protein: MDLGTSGTATTVSTASLLSWIADDAEVRDHLLVREWMNIVAWAGANIVDGAEGAATLTEGYLDTGVPIAGPGAPLVSEFQLMELIAVLGRTPEGGRSYVGQVVECAWRLPLLYAAVVDGRVAPWRAQRIADLTRSLPEQAAGFVDRHLNAAVGGVGWAQLERLVTEAILRFDPERAEAERQAANDRRHCDVHMDEVDAHGGVHLDAYLDAADGHDFNQAVAREAHLRGQLGDESSLDVRRAKAVGAIARRDLALDLLIADETTGEVLAQAPGRRVELNVHITDTALTAQAQGSRDGRCATSSTTNTVGRWDEGRCPVTTAQIREWLQVPGSTVIVPPVIDLADCVPVDSYEIPDRHQRRVRLRDHTCRFPNCPQQAVRCDLDHAPPHAAGGKTCPCNLVPLCRRHHRAKTHSTWRYQVTSPGHYLWTSPHGHHFHVGPAGTTPLDGH; this comes from the coding sequence ATGGATCTCGGAACCAGCGGCACCGCGACAACTGTCTCGACAGCGTCGTTGCTGTCGTGGATCGCTGACGACGCCGAGGTCCGTGACCATCTCCTGGTCCGGGAGTGGATGAACATCGTCGCCTGGGCCGGCGCCAATATCGTCGATGGTGCTGAGGGTGCCGCGACCCTGACGGAGGGCTACCTCGACACCGGTGTCCCGATCGCCGGCCCGGGTGCACCGCTCGTGAGCGAGTTCCAGCTGATGGAGCTCATCGCGGTGCTCGGCCGGACCCCTGAGGGTGGGCGGTCGTATGTCGGTCAGGTCGTCGAGTGCGCCTGGCGCCTCCCGCTGCTGTACGCCGCCGTGGTGGACGGCCGGGTCGCGCCGTGGCGGGCTCAGAGGATCGCCGACCTCACCCGTTCCCTCCCCGAGCAGGCGGCGGGGTTCGTGGACCGGCACCTCAACGCCGCCGTCGGCGGCGTCGGGTGGGCGCAGCTCGAACGCCTCGTGACCGAGGCGATCCTCCGGTTCGACCCCGAACGTGCAGAAGCTGAACGCCAAGCCGCGAACGACCGCCGCCACTGCGACGTCCACATGGACGAGGTCGACGCACACGGCGGCGTGCACCTCGACGCCTACCTCGATGCCGCCGACGGCCACGACTTCAACCAGGCCGTCGCCCGGGAGGCGCACCTGCGCGGCCAGCTCGGCGACGAGTCCAGCCTCGACGTGCGTCGGGCGAAGGCGGTCGGTGCGATCGCCCGCCGCGACCTGGCCCTCGACCTGCTGATCGCCGACGAGACCACCGGTGAGGTCCTCGCCCAAGCCCCCGGTCGTCGGGTGGAGCTGAACGTCCACATCACCGACACCGCCCTGACAGCACAGGCACAGGGGTCTCGTGACGGTCGCTGCGCGACCTCCTCGACCACCAACACCGTCGGTCGCTGGGACGAGGGCCGCTGCCCGGTCACCACCGCACAGATCCGGGAATGGCTCCAGGTCCCGGGCTCCACCGTCATCGTCCCACCGGTCATCGACCTGGCCGACTGCGTTCCGGTCGACTCGTACGAGATCCCCGACCGCCACCAACGACGCGTCCGCCTCCGCGACCACACCTGCCGGTTCCCCAACTGCCCCCAACAAGCGGTCCGCTGCGACCTCGACCACGCCCCACCCCACGCCGCGGGCGGCAAGACCTGCCCCTGCAACCTCGTCCCACTCTGCCGACGGCACCACCGCGCCAAGACCCACAGCACTTGGCGCTACCAGGTCACCAGCCCCGGCCACTACCTGTGGACCAGCCCCCACGGCCACCACTTCCACGTCGGCCCCGCCGGCACGACACCGCTCGACGGCCACTGA
- a CDS encoding DUF4878 domain-containing protein produces the protein MSDPNQPYGAVPPTSFPPPSGPPQGPPPGFPPPGGGPSGPPPGGPWGPPPPASGGKGKGLLVALGVIGALLLVGVVVALVVLLTNSDDDGDEKGDDDTTASTGAAPDKVVEGLIAAAGDADCDKAKTFLTETAQAADPCNAAEFRLLSTSDVDSEVGDPVIDGDEATVPVSFDNEGSTEDYVFNLEQVDGTWLVASYAIDSGGDDPTDSTSSTDDPTGDPTDTATTPGGTSTADAVANDPMSVVEAFMTAFVNGDCATAEDLVTEAYIKDEGSCDPSEITPFSSQLKYTVGKADVDEAAGKASVPVDITIAGEADRGTFTLVKVDGVWRINGSDDTAE, from the coding sequence ATGAGCGACCCGAACCAGCCGTACGGCGCCGTCCCGCCCACCAGCTTCCCGCCGCCGTCCGGCCCGCCGCAGGGCCCGCCGCCGGGCTTCCCGCCCCCGGGCGGTGGCCCGTCCGGCCCGCCGCCCGGAGGTCCGTGGGGCCCGCCACCGCCTGCCTCGGGAGGCAAGGGCAAGGGCCTGCTGGTCGCGCTCGGCGTGATCGGTGCGCTGCTCCTCGTCGGCGTGGTCGTCGCGCTGGTCGTGCTGCTGACGAACAGCGACGACGACGGCGACGAGAAGGGTGACGACGACACGACGGCGTCGACGGGCGCGGCTCCCGACAAGGTCGTCGAGGGCCTGATCGCCGCGGCCGGGGATGCCGACTGCGACAAGGCCAAGACCTTCCTCACCGAGACCGCGCAGGCCGCCGACCCGTGCAACGCCGCGGAGTTCCGGCTGCTCTCGACCTCCGACGTCGATTCCGAGGTCGGCGACCCGGTCATCGACGGCGACGAGGCCACCGTGCCCGTGAGCTTCGACAACGAGGGCAGCACGGAGGACTACGTCTTCAACCTCGAGCAGGTCGACGGGACGTGGCTCGTGGCGTCGTACGCCATCGACAGCGGCGGCGACGACCCGACCGACAGCACCTCCTCGACCGACGACCCGACCGGCGACCCGACCGACACGGCCACCACCCCCGGCGGCACCAGCACCGCCGACGCGGTCGCCAACGACCCGATGTCCGTCGTCGAGGCCTTCATGACGGCCTTCGTCAACGGCGACTGCGCCACGGCGGAGGACCTCGTCACCGAGGCCTACATCAAGGACGAGGGCAGCTGCGACCCGTCGGAGATCACGCCCTTCTCCAGCCAGCTGAAGTACACCGTCGGCAAGGCCGACGTCGACGAGGCGGCCGGCAAGGCCTCCGTCCCCGTCGACATCACCATCGCCGGCGAGGCCGACCGTGGCACCTTCACGCTGGTCAAGGTCGACGGCGTGTGGCGGATCAACGGGTCGGACGACACCGCCGAGTGA
- a CDS encoding DUF2510 domain-containing protein, which translates to MPGPTPSQPGWYDDGSGRERWFDGNGWTDHVRGEAGAGEQVGPDTAPIAGDSTVVVPAAARPGPPPATAQLQQLQVGGGKGLRIAIGVLGALVLVAVVVVGVLLLLGRDDDDKDKGTDDATSPSVTETTPDAPSSSLDTPTIQPSDFPSEEPTSEAPPLPELPSNLPTEFPSDFLSDFPTDPEGFESWASDFLEP; encoded by the coding sequence GTGCCCGGACCCACGCCCAGCCAGCCGGGCTGGTACGACGACGGCAGCGGCCGCGAGCGCTGGTTCGACGGCAACGGCTGGACCGACCACGTCCGCGGTGAGGCCGGGGCGGGGGAGCAGGTCGGCCCCGACACCGCGCCGATCGCGGGGGACTCGACGGTCGTCGTACCAGCGGCGGCGCGGCCCGGACCGCCACCGGCGACCGCGCAGCTCCAGCAGCTGCAGGTCGGGGGCGGCAAGGGCCTGCGCATCGCGATCGGCGTGCTCGGCGCGCTGGTGCTGGTCGCCGTCGTGGTCGTCGGCGTGCTGCTGCTCCTCGGACGCGACGACGACGACAAGGACAAGGGAACCGACGACGCGACCAGCCCGTCGGTGACCGAGACGACGCCGGACGCACCGTCGTCGTCCCTCGACACCCCGACGATCCAGCCCTCGGACTTCCCGAGCGAGGAGCCGACCTCCGAGGCGCCGCCCCTGCCCGAGCTGCCGAGCAACCTGCCGACCGAGTTCCCCAGCGACTTCCTGTCCGACTTCCCGACCGACCCCGAGGGCTTCGAGTCCTGGGCCTCCGACTTCCTGGAGCCGTGA
- a CDS encoding dimethylarginine dimethylaminohydrolase family protein, with protein sequence MSSATLEWGRHYAMVDPSSYRIDYAINPYMDPAVQPDPVRARDQWQALAGTLRSLGATVEEVPALPQAPDMVYAMNLGLVALRPDWTGPGRRSVVLSHMRYPQRRVETPAARAWFESQGFAPSYIGREGIGAHFEAGDAFPFRGDLVVGHGPRTDELALKQLAHDLGVQVRGVRITHPGMYHLDLAFCPLDDDHALVCPSAFDEESAAALLDLVPQPVILSEEEAIGSWCANSVVVDRTVVMPECPRRVRNWLDTLGFDVALVDVSEFHLGGGSVRCLTNPLDITLGRDLELVTGGQVVDPGTAAA encoded by the coding sequence ATGAGCTCGGCGACGCTGGAGTGGGGACGGCACTACGCGATGGTGGACCCGTCGTCGTACCGGATCGACTACGCCATCAACCCGTACATGGACCCGGCCGTCCAGCCCGACCCGGTCCGCGCCCGGGACCAGTGGCAGGCGCTCGCGGGCACCCTGCGCTCGCTCGGCGCCACCGTCGAGGAGGTCCCGGCGCTGCCGCAGGCGCCCGACATGGTCTACGCGATGAACCTCGGCCTCGTCGCGCTGCGCCCCGACTGGACCGGCCCCGGCCGCCGCTCCGTCGTGCTGTCGCACATGCGCTACCCGCAGCGGCGGGTCGAGACCCCGGCGGCACGGGCATGGTTCGAGTCGCAGGGCTTCGCGCCGTCGTACATCGGTCGCGAGGGGATCGGTGCACACTTCGAGGCCGGCGACGCCTTCCCGTTCCGCGGCGACCTGGTCGTCGGCCACGGCCCCCGCACCGACGAGCTCGCGCTCAAGCAGCTCGCCCACGACCTCGGGGTGCAGGTGCGCGGCGTGCGGATCACGCACCCCGGGATGTACCACCTCGACCTGGCCTTCTGCCCGCTCGACGACGACCACGCGCTGGTCTGCCCGTCGGCCTTCGACGAGGAGTCGGCCGCGGCGCTGCTCGACCTCGTCCCGCAGCCGGTGATCCTCAGCGAGGAGGAGGCGATCGGCAGCTGGTGCGCCAACTCCGTGGTCGTCGACCGGACCGTCGTGATGCCGGAGTGCCCCCGCCGGGTGCGCAACTGGCTCGACACGCTGGGCTTCGACGTCGCCCTCGTCGACGTCTCGGAGTTCCACCTCGGCGGCGGCTCGGTCCGCTGCCTGACCAACCCGCTCGACATCACCCTCGGCCGCGACCTCGAGCTGGTCACGGGCGGGCAGGTCGTCGACCCGGGAACGGCCGCGGCCTAG
- a CDS encoding GntR family transcriptional regulator, producing MPAAPATRKAFTTLSVEHASTVSRVAAELRRAVFEGELESGTPLREIALAESLGVSRPTVREALTVLVAEGLATREPNRGVSVATPRAESVRDVCRARWVLEGAGVQAWESADAVRRQRVRDTLDSYTAAVRGGEASYEELNERHLSFHVSLVELTGSPRLVQMAEALMDELKLALAQVDRLNRNAHDEAESHEGLVELLEAGRLEGPDGAHEFLRKHIEDAEVEIIEALRLE from the coding sequence ATGCCTGCCGCTCCCGCCACCCGGAAGGCGTTCACCACGCTCAGCGTCGAGCACGCCTCGACCGTCTCGCGGGTCGCCGCCGAGCTGCGCCGAGCGGTCTTCGAGGGCGAGCTCGAGAGCGGCACGCCGCTGCGCGAGATCGCCCTGGCCGAGTCGCTCGGGGTCTCCCGCCCGACCGTGCGCGAGGCGCTCACCGTGCTCGTCGCCGAGGGCCTCGCCACCCGTGAGCCCAACCGCGGCGTCAGCGTGGCGACTCCCCGCGCCGAGTCGGTGCGCGACGTGTGCCGCGCCCGCTGGGTGCTCGAGGGGGCAGGCGTGCAGGCGTGGGAGTCCGCCGACGCCGTACGACGCCAGCGGGTCCGCGACACCCTGGACTCCTACACCGCGGCGGTCCGCGGCGGCGAGGCGTCGTACGAGGAGCTCAACGAGCGCCACCTGTCCTTCCACGTCTCCCTCGTCGAGCTCACCGGCAGCCCGCGCCTGGTCCAGATGGCCGAGGCGCTGATGGACGAGCTGAAGCTGGCGCTCGCCCAGGTCGACCGGCTCAACCGCAACGCCCACGACGAGGCCGAGTCGCACGAGGGCCTGGTCGAGCTGCTGGAGGCCGGCCGGCTCGAGGGGCCCGACGGCGCCCACGAGTTCCTCCGCAAGCACATCGAGGACGCCGAGGTCGAGATCATCGAGGCCCTGCGGTTGGAGTAG
- a CDS encoding phage holin family protein, with protein sequence MIAFLSRWAITTAALALAAQLIDGIWFEGATRGSAEVEDKIVDLVIVALISCAITAFVKPVLTILSIPFILVTLGLFLIVINALLLRFTAWLADGVGLGFHVDGFWPAVWGSIIISVTTWFLDAMVGVEDE encoded by the coding sequence ATGATCGCGTTCCTGTCGCGCTGGGCCATCACCACCGCCGCCCTCGCGCTCGCCGCTCAGCTCATCGACGGCATCTGGTTCGAGGGAGCGACCCGCGGCAGCGCGGAGGTCGAGGACAAGATCGTCGACCTCGTGATCGTGGCGCTCATCTCCTGCGCGATCACCGCGTTCGTGAAGCCGGTGCTGACGATCCTGTCGATCCCGTTCATCCTCGTGACGCTCGGGCTGTTCCTCATCGTGATCAACGCGCTGCTGCTGCGCTTCACGGCCTGGCTGGCCGACGGCGTGGGCCTCGGCTTCCACGTCGACGGGTTCTGGCCGGCGGTCTGGGGCTCGATCATCATCAGCGTCACGACCTGGTTCCTCGACGCGATGGTCGGGGTCGAGGACGAGTGA
- a CDS encoding low molecular weight protein-tyrosine-phosphatase has protein sequence MTATLPAPRTPGRYRISVVCLGNICRSPMADVVLNARVADAGLDDRVTVVSAGTGDWHVGDAMDHRAAALLTDRGYDASRHRAQQVLAHWLDEHDLVLAMDAANLADLRALASGVVDGERLRAFRDFDPEGAGDVPDPYYGGDAGFRTVLAMVERTADEIVAGLERVVTG, from the coding sequence GTGACGGCCACCCTCCCGGCACCGCGTACCCCGGGCCGCTACCGCATCTCCGTCGTCTGCCTCGGCAACATCTGCCGCTCCCCCATGGCCGACGTCGTCCTCAACGCGCGCGTCGCCGACGCCGGCCTCGACGACCGGGTCACCGTCGTGAGCGCGGGCACGGGCGACTGGCACGTGGGCGACGCCATGGACCACCGCGCCGCGGCCCTCCTCACCGACCGGGGGTACGACGCCAGCAGGCACCGCGCGCAGCAGGTGCTCGCGCACTGGCTCGACGAGCACGACCTCGTGCTCGCGATGGACGCCGCCAACCTGGCGGACCTGCGCGCCCTCGCCAGCGGCGTGGTCGACGGGGAGCGGCTGCGCGCGTTCCGCGACTTCGACCCGGAGGGGGCGGGCGACGTACCGGACCCCTACTACGGCGGCGACGCCGGGTTCCGCACGGTGCTCGCGATGGTCGAGCGGACCGCCGACGAGATCGTCGCCGGCCTGGAGCGCGTCGTCACCGGCTGA
- a CDS encoding 3-hydroxybutyryl-CoA dehydrogenase, which produces MQRVGVVGGGLMGSGIAEVSARAGKDVIVVESSAAAVDAARNRLEASLKRAESRGKIESADAVLANIRVVDDLTELADRDMVIEAIIEDEQAKTDLFRRLDEIVTSPEAILASNTSSIPIMKLAVATKRPTHVLGVHFFNPVPVLKLVELVPSLMTAEATTERARGFVQDDLGKNAIDCQDRAGFVVNALLIPFILSAIRMLESGFATAEDIDQGFVLGAAHPQGPLALADLIGLDTTRAIAESLYEEFKEPLYTAPPLLNRMVEAGLLGRKTGRGFYTY; this is translated from the coding sequence ATCCAGCGGGTAGGCGTCGTCGGTGGTGGCCTGATGGGCTCGGGCATCGCCGAGGTCAGCGCCCGGGCCGGCAAGGACGTCATCGTCGTCGAGTCGTCCGCCGCCGCGGTCGACGCCGCGCGCAACCGCCTGGAGGCCTCGCTCAAGCGGGCCGAGAGCCGCGGCAAGATCGAGTCCGCGGACGCTGTGCTCGCCAACATCCGCGTCGTCGACGACCTCACCGAGCTCGCCGACCGCGACATGGTGATCGAGGCGATCATCGAGGACGAGCAGGCCAAGACCGACCTGTTCCGCCGCCTCGACGAGATCGTCACCAGCCCCGAGGCGATCCTGGCCTCCAACACCTCCTCGATCCCGATCATGAAGCTCGCGGTCGCCACGAAGCGCCCGACCCACGTGCTCGGCGTCCACTTCTTCAACCCGGTGCCGGTGCTCAAGCTGGTCGAGCTGGTCCCGTCGCTGATGACCGCCGAGGCGACCACCGAGCGGGCCCGCGGCTTCGTCCAGGACGACCTCGGCAAGAACGCCATCGACTGCCAGGACCGCGCCGGCTTCGTCGTCAACGCGCTGCTGATCCCGTTCATCCTCTCGGCGATCCGGATGCTCGAGTCGGGCTTCGCCACGGCCGAGGACATCGACCAGGGCTTCGTGCTGGGCGCCGCGCACCCGCAGGGCCCGCTCGCGCTCGCCGACCTGATCGGCCTCGACACCACGCGCGCGATCGCGGAGTCGCTCTACGAGGAGTTCAAGGAGCCGCTCTACACCGCGCCGCCGCTGCTCAACCGCATGGTCGAGGCCGGCCTGCTGGGCCGCAAGACCGGGCGCGGCTTCTACACCTACTGA